One window of the Elusimicrobiota bacterium genome contains the following:
- the sufC gene encoding Fe-S cluster assembly ATPase SufC → MLKITDLHAKVGEKAILKGLSLSVKAGEVHAIMGPNGSGKSTLSYILAGRPGYTVTEGAAEYEGKDLLAMEPEIRAREGVFLAFQYPVEIPGVSNKYFLKAAYNAMRKHRGEPEMDAGAFLKFVKEKAQSVEMDPAFLNRSVNEGFSGGEKKRNEVLQLAVLEPKLALLDETDSGLDIDALKVVAAGVNRMRDSKRAFVVVTHYQRLLDYIVPDFVHVLSGGRIIKSGGKELALELEKKGYGWIEDSGSVPKVAA, encoded by the coding sequence GGCGAGGTCCACGCGATCATGGGACCGAACGGGTCCGGCAAGTCGACCCTGTCGTACATCCTCGCCGGGCGCCCGGGCTACACGGTCACCGAGGGCGCGGCGGAGTACGAGGGCAAGGACCTTCTGGCCATGGAGCCCGAGATCCGCGCGCGCGAGGGCGTGTTCCTCGCCTTCCAGTATCCCGTCGAGATCCCCGGCGTGTCGAACAAGTACTTCCTCAAGGCCGCCTACAACGCCATGCGCAAGCATCGCGGCGAGCCCGAGATGGACGCGGGCGCCTTCCTCAAGTTCGTCAAGGAGAAGGCCCAGTCCGTCGAGATGGACCCGGCTTTCCTGAACCGCTCGGTCAACGAGGGCTTCTCCGGCGGCGAGAAGAAGCGCAACGAGGTGCTGCAGCTCGCGGTGCTCGAGCCGAAGCTGGCGCTCCTCGACGAGACCGACTCCGGCCTCGACATCGACGCCCTCAAGGTCGTGGCCGCGGGCGTCAACCGCATGCGCGACTCCAAGCGCGCCTTCGTCGTGGTCACGCACTACCAGCGCCTGCTCGACTACATCGTCCCCGATTTCGTCCACGTCCTGTCCGGCGGACGGATCATCAAGTCCGGCGGCAAGGAGCTCGCGCTCGAGCTCGAGAAGAAGGGTTACGGCTGGATCGAGGATTCCGGCTCCGTGCCAAAGGTGGCGGCATGA
- the sufD gene encoding Fe-S cluster assembly protein SufD, whose translation MIAEDLAAQKESWRYTPAAVLTGPDFKPAGVPARLEPLGGRVLCPVGFHRAALVNGRWEAKHAVLKLPDGVTVEPLSQGSDLDEMLDRPAPAGMPLAAEASVARDGFVVRVARHARADRPIHLVHISEASSVAESSQARVLVVLEPGASAELVEETLSFGDAPSWKNVRSQVELGEGSFLRHHRVVREGAQGRLTLGLEVSLASRARYESHALNLGGLFAREDLRVRIEGEGAECTLNGLALLGGTEFADHHALVEHIAVGGTTRALYKAVIDDKARFVFDGLIWVKPGAQKTDAQVYNKNLLLSEDARVNTNPEFKILADDVSCKHGGAVGQMSLEALFYLQSRGIGADEARRLLIYAFGSEMIDRIALEPLKLALADALHGRMPKEHH comes from the coding sequence ATGATCGCCGAAGACCTCGCCGCCCAGAAGGAAAGCTGGCGGTACACCCCCGCCGCCGTCCTCACGGGCCCGGACTTCAAGCCCGCCGGCGTGCCGGCGCGCCTCGAGCCGCTCGGCGGCCGCGTGTTGTGCCCCGTCGGGTTCCACCGCGCGGCGCTCGTCAACGGACGCTGGGAGGCCAAGCACGCGGTGCTCAAGCTGCCCGACGGCGTGACGGTCGAGCCGCTGTCGCAGGGCTCCGACCTCGACGAGATGCTGGACCGCCCCGCCCCGGCCGGCATGCCGCTCGCCGCGGAGGCTTCCGTCGCGCGCGACGGCTTCGTCGTCCGCGTCGCGCGCCATGCGCGCGCCGACCGGCCCATCCATCTCGTCCATATCTCGGAAGCGTCGTCGGTCGCCGAATCCTCGCAAGCGCGAGTGCTCGTCGTTCTCGAGCCCGGCGCCTCGGCGGAGCTGGTGGAGGAGACCTTGTCCTTCGGCGACGCGCCGTCGTGGAAGAACGTCCGGTCTCAGGTGGAACTCGGTGAGGGCTCCTTTTTGCGCCATCACCGCGTCGTCCGCGAGGGCGCGCAGGGCCGCCTGACGCTCGGCCTCGAGGTGTCGCTGGCCTCCCGGGCGCGCTACGAGTCCCACGCGCTGAACCTCGGCGGCCTGTTCGCGCGCGAGGACCTGCGCGTGCGCATCGAGGGCGAGGGCGCCGAGTGCACCCTCAACGGCCTGGCCCTGCTCGGCGGGACGGAGTTCGCCGACCACCACGCGCTCGTGGAGCACATCGCGGTGGGCGGCACCACCCGCGCGCTCTATAAAGCCGTCATCGACGACAAGGCGCGCTTCGTGTTCGACGGCCTGATCTGGGTCAAGCCCGGCGCGCAGAAGACCGACGCGCAGGTCTACAACAAGAACCTCCTGCTCTCCGAGGACGCCCGCGTCAACACGAATCCCGAGTTCAAGATCCTCGCCGACGACGTCTCCTGCAAGCACGGCGGGGCCGTCGGCCAGATGTCCCTCGAGGCGCTGTTCTACCTCCAGTCCCGCGGCATCGGCGCCGACGAGGCCCGCCGCCTCCTCATCTACGCCTTCGGCTCGGAGATGATCGACCGCATCGCGCTCGAGCCGCTGAAGCTTGCGTTGGCCGAC